A window of the Terriglobia bacterium genome harbors these coding sequences:
- a CDS encoding LTA synthase family protein: protein EAGPPASRSRGPRAAGAIAAAVVLHALAARGSLGIKPLGLIDTDISPHLFVNQMTLNGPYALKQAIRLRWRESRRRDLVSDLGYRGEEPRAFSDYLGRKVPLDRPDAWRDALTSRTPRNPRLEAHPPHVVLVVMESFGSFLIRYQSSSFDILGAMAGHLDDGILFPHFLPGDNGTIGSLSCLVANVPARPGTPYFVDSRDLGVAFATGAGLPFREAGYDTTFVYGGRTSWRYLDRFVGAQGFDHVEGSREIRAAVAPGARGIETYWGVYDEYLFRYLSAKLASATRPQFIVALTTTNHPPYDVPPDAATVALAVPEEIRKRRVGNPDLMMARFRSYRYACDHLGHWLSEVEAAPWGASTIVAVTGDHNVGGLVTFSERELLDWRGVPLFLHIPPGYLPDPPIDRTVFGSHSDVMPTLYHLALSGRPYVAVGADLLDASRPHVAMNASGLALSAEGGVLSDASGTRGFRWSEAARDRLEPAPMDGRIEAIERFHRAAEVVAEYVIRAHETAGAGKPHPPPP, encoded by the coding sequence GAGGCCGGACCGCCCGCTTCCCGGTCACGGGGCCCGAGGGCGGCGGGGGCGATCGCCGCGGCCGTCGTGCTCCACGCGCTCGCCGCGCGCGGCTCGCTCGGGATCAAGCCGCTCGGTCTCATCGACACGGACATCTCGCCGCACCTGTTCGTGAACCAGATGACCCTGAACGGGCCGTACGCGCTGAAGCAGGCGATCCGGCTCAGGTGGCGCGAGAGCCGGCGGCGGGACCTCGTCTCCGACCTCGGCTACCGCGGCGAGGAGCCCCGCGCTTTCTCCGATTACCTCGGCAGGAAGGTGCCGCTCGACCGGCCCGACGCCTGGCGGGACGCGCTGACCTCGAGGACGCCGCGGAACCCGCGGCTCGAGGCGCACCCGCCCCACGTGGTCCTGGTGGTCATGGAGAGCTTCGGGAGCTTCCTGATCCGGTACCAGTCCTCCTCGTTCGACATCCTCGGCGCGATGGCGGGGCACCTCGACGACGGCATCCTGTTCCCGCACTTCCTGCCCGGCGACAACGGGACCATCGGGAGCCTCTCGTGCCTCGTCGCGAACGTGCCGGCGCGCCCGGGAACGCCGTATTTCGTCGACTCGAGGGACCTCGGCGTCGCGTTCGCGACCGGGGCGGGCCTGCCGTTCCGCGAGGCCGGCTACGACACGACGTTCGTCTACGGAGGGCGCACGAGCTGGCGCTACCTCGACCGCTTCGTGGGGGCGCAGGGGTTCGACCACGTCGAGGGGAGCCGCGAGATCCGCGCGGCGGTCGCACCCGGCGCCCGCGGCATCGAGACCTACTGGGGGGTGTACGACGAGTACCTGTTCAGGTACCTGTCGGCCAAGCTCGCCTCCGCGACCCGCCCCCAGTTCATCGTCGCGCTCACCACGACCAACCACCCGCCCTATGACGTCCCGCCGGACGCGGCCACGGTGGCGCTCGCGGTCCCGGAGGAGATCCGGAAACGAAGGGTGGGGAACCCCGACCTCATGATGGCGAGGTTCCGGAGCTACCGGTACGCGTGCGACCACCTGGGCCACTGGCTCTCCGAGGTCGAGGCGGCGCCCTGGGGGGCCTCGACGATCGTCGCCGTGACCGGGGACCACAACGTCGGCGGGCTCGTCACGTTCTCCGAGCGGGAGCTCCTGGACTGGCGGGGTGTGCCGCTGTTCCTCCACATACCGCCCGGGTACCTGCCCGACCCCCCGATCGACCGGACCGTCTTCGGGTCGCACTCGGACGTGATGCCGACCCTCTACCATCTCGCGCTCTCCGGCCGTCCCTACGTCGCCGTCGGCGCGGACCTCCTCGACGCGTCGCGCCCGCACGTCGCGATGAACGCGTCGGGGCTCGCGTTGTCCGCCGAAGGGGGCGTGCTCTCCGACGCCTCGGGGACCCGCGGGTTCCGGTGGTCGGAAGCCGCGCGGGACCGGCTCGAGCCCGCCCCGATGGACGGGAGGATCGAGGCCATCGAGCGATTCCACCGGGCCGCCGAGGTCGTGGCGGAGTACGTCATCCGTGCCCACGAGACGGCGGGCGCCGGGAAGCCCCACCCACCCCCGCCCTGA
- a CDS encoding Glu/Leu/Phe/Val dehydrogenase, giving the protein MKNKGFNAFEMAQTQFDKVADLLRLDTGTRDLLRYPLREYHFAIPVRMDDGTIKVFRGFRVQHNDARGPAKGGIRFHPQETIDTVRALAMWMTWKCSVVDIPLGGGKGGVICDPHNLSQREQEQICRGWVRQVARDVGPFRDVPAPDVMTSGQHMLWMLDEFETIHGGKYPGFITGKPVGLGGSLGRTEATGYGVVFAVREALKELGVHPKDTIASVQGFGNVAQYAIQLYHQMGGKVICVSCWDQGDQKSYSFRKRDGVDLDTLLGITDRFGGIDKAKARALGYEVLPGEAWLDQEVDILMPNAIENQITGENVNSIHKRVKLIAEGANGPTTPEADAVIKERGIFMIPDFLANAGGVTCSYFEQVQCNMNYFWEKDEVLGKLDVKMTSAYVVVSELARKQRMYMRDAAYVTSVSRVAQACRERGWV; this is encoded by the coding sequence ATGAAGAACAAGGGGTTCAATGCGTTCGAGATGGCCCAGACGCAATTCGACAAGGTCGCGGACCTCCTGAGGCTCGACACGGGCACGCGCGACCTGCTCCGGTACCCCCTTCGCGAGTACCACTTCGCGATCCCGGTCCGCATGGATGACGGCACGATCAAGGTGTTCCGCGGATTCCGGGTTCAGCACAACGACGCGCGCGGACCGGCCAAGGGCGGGATTCGATTCCATCCCCAGGAGACGATCGACACGGTGCGGGCCCTCGCGATGTGGATGACCTGGAAGTGCTCGGTGGTGGACATACCGCTGGGCGGCGGCAAGGGGGGCGTCATCTGCGATCCGCACAACCTGAGCCAGCGGGAGCAGGAACAGATCTGCCGCGGCTGGGTCCGGCAAGTCGCCCGCGACGTCGGGCCGTTCCGGGACGTTCCTGCGCCCGACGTCATGACGTCCGGCCAGCACATGCTCTGGATGCTCGACGAGTTCGAGACGATCCACGGTGGGAAGTACCCCGGGTTCATCACCGGGAAGCCCGTGGGGCTCGGGGGCTCCCTCGGCCGCACGGAAGCCACGGGGTACGGCGTCGTGTTCGCCGTCCGCGAGGCGCTCAAGGAGCTGGGAGTCCATCCGAAGGACACCATCGCGAGCGTCCAGGGGTTCGGCAACGTGGCGCAGTACGCCATCCAGCTCTACCACCAGATGGGCGGGAAGGTGATCTGCGTGTCGTGCTGGGACCAAGGTGATCAGAAGTCCTACTCGTTCCGGAAGAGGGACGGGGTCGATCTCGACACACTCCTCGGGATCACCGACCGGTTCGGCGGGATCGACAAGGCGAAGGCGCGGGCCCTCGGATACGAGGTGCTCCCGGGCGAAGCCTGGCTCGACCAGGAAGTCGACATCCTCATGCCGAACGCCATCGAGAACCAGATCACCGGGGAGAACGTCAACTCGATCCACAAGCGGGTGAAGCTGATCGCCGAGGGGGCGAACGGTCCCACTACCCCTGAGGCCGACGCGGTGATCAAGGAACGCGGGATCTTCATGATTCCCGATTTCCTCGCCAACGCCGGCGGCGTGACCTGCAGCTACTTCGAGCAGGTGCAGTGCAACATGAACTACTTCTGGGAGAAGGATGAGGTCCTCGGGAAGCTCGACGTCAAGATGACCTCGGCCTACGTGGTCGTCAGCGAGCTGGCCCGGAAGCAGAGGATGTACATGCGCGACGCGGCCTACGTCACCTCCGTGAGCCGCGTGGCGCAGGCCTGCCGCGAGCGCGGCTGGGTCTGA